The proteins below are encoded in one region of Streptomyces roseirectus:
- a CDS encoding MBL fold metallo-hydrolase, giving the protein MTYSGQVTVGGPADVHELKDLMITKIAVGPMNNNAYLLRCRATDEQLLIDAANDAGALLGTVGDDGLASVVTTHQHGDHWQALAEVVAATGARTYAGRADAAGIPVATDVPVDDGDVIRVGRVELTARHLVGHTPGSIALVYDDPHGHPHVFTGDCLFPGGVGNTRKDPEAFASLIHDVETKIFDVLPDETWVYPGHGDDTTLGAERPQLPEWHARGW; this is encoded by the coding sequence ATGACGTACAGCGGACAGGTGACGGTCGGCGGCCCGGCGGACGTGCACGAGCTGAAGGACCTGATGATCACCAAGATCGCGGTCGGCCCGATGAACAACAACGCCTACCTGCTGCGCTGCCGGGCCACGGACGAGCAGTTGCTGATCGACGCGGCGAACGACGCCGGGGCGCTGCTCGGCACGGTCGGCGACGACGGCCTCGCCTCGGTCGTGACGACCCATCAGCACGGCGACCACTGGCAGGCCCTCGCGGAGGTCGTGGCGGCCACGGGCGCGCGCACGTACGCGGGGCGCGCGGACGCCGCGGGCATCCCGGTGGCGACCGACGTCCCGGTCGACGACGGCGACGTGATCCGGGTGGGCCGGGTGGAGTTGACCGCGCGCCATCTGGTGGGCCACACGCCGGGTTCGATCGCCCTGGTCTACGACGACCCGCACGGGCACCCGCACGTGTTCACCGGGGACTGCCTCTTCCCGGGCGGGGTGGGCAACACCCGCAAGGACCCGGAGGCGTTCGCGAGCCTGATCCACGACGTGGAGACGAAGATCTTCGACGTCCTCCCGGACGAGACGTGGGTCTACCCGGGGCACGGCGACGACACGACCCTGGGCGCCGAACGCCCGCAGCTCCCGGAGTGGCACGCGCGCGGCTGGTGA